In Rhodopirellula islandica, the following proteins share a genomic window:
- the lepA gene encoding translation elongation factor 4 — translation MASKPSRSQEHIRNFCIIAHIDHGKSTLADRLLESTGTVDNRGKKTQMLDDLALEQQRGITIKARAVAMRYKRDGVEYELNLIDTPGHVDFQYEVSRSLACCEGALLLVDAFQGVEAQTVANAFAAMEHDLTIVPVINKIDLIHARPDEVAEEMMNSLGTDPDECKRVSAKTGEGVAALLDSIVEAVPPPTGDPNAVLQAMVFDSNYDDFRGAITYIRVMEGTVRKGQKIKFLRAGSTHDVVELGQFAPARVPCDELVAGQVGYLICNIKSLGDVHIGDTISVAGNDPAPALPGYDRPKRMVYCGLFPSDGQDFSELRDALERLAVNDPSFEFEPETSDALGFGFRCGFLGLLHMEIVQQRLEQESDIDLVQTAPNVTYEITDKRGVTKNIHKPQDVPDPGDIEKFCQPIVRCNVIVPEEYIGPVMKLCQERRGIQKAHEVLGASRAMLTYDIPLAEVIYDLHDRIKSCTRGYGTLDYEMVGYEEADLCRLDILVNGNRVDALSVVCHRADADRRGRAVAKKLKSEIERHMFEVAVQAAIGSRVIARETVPAMRKNVTAKCYGGDITRKRKLLQKQKEGKKRMKAVGNVEISQKAFMAVLTDGE, via the coding sequence ATGGCATCGAAACCCTCTCGTTCGCAAGAACACATTCGCAACTTCTGCATCATCGCTCACATCGACCACGGCAAAAGCACGTTGGCCGATCGTTTGTTGGAGAGCACTGGCACGGTTGATAACCGGGGCAAGAAAACGCAAATGCTGGATGACTTGGCGTTGGAGCAACAACGCGGCATCACCATCAAGGCTCGCGCCGTCGCCATGCGATACAAGCGAGACGGCGTGGAGTACGAACTCAATTTGATCGACACTCCCGGCCACGTGGACTTTCAGTACGAAGTTTCACGCTCGTTGGCTTGTTGCGAAGGAGCGCTGTTGTTGGTCGATGCATTCCAAGGGGTGGAAGCCCAAACGGTTGCAAATGCGTTTGCGGCGATGGAGCACGACCTGACGATCGTCCCCGTGATCAACAAGATCGATTTGATTCACGCTCGGCCAGATGAAGTCGCCGAGGAAATGATGAATTCCCTGGGCACCGACCCGGATGAGTGCAAGCGGGTGAGTGCCAAGACCGGCGAAGGTGTCGCGGCATTGCTCGATTCGATTGTGGAAGCCGTTCCGCCACCAACTGGCGATCCGAACGCTGTGCTGCAGGCGATGGTCTTCGATTCGAACTACGACGATTTCCGCGGTGCCATCACCTACATCCGAGTCATGGAAGGAACGGTCCGCAAAGGTCAGAAGATCAAATTCTTGCGGGCTGGATCGACGCATGACGTCGTGGAACTGGGCCAATTTGCGCCGGCACGCGTTCCCTGTGATGAATTGGTTGCCGGACAAGTGGGCTACTTGATCTGCAACATCAAGAGTCTGGGGGATGTGCACATTGGGGACACGATCAGCGTCGCCGGCAACGACCCAGCACCAGCGCTGCCCGGCTATGACCGGCCCAAACGCATGGTTTACTGCGGTTTGTTCCCCAGCGACGGGCAGGACTTCAGCGAACTGCGGGATGCGCTCGAGCGATTGGCCGTCAACGACCCGAGCTTCGAGTTTGAACCGGAAACCAGTGATGCACTTGGGTTTGGTTTCCGGTGTGGATTTCTGGGGTTGCTGCACATGGAGATCGTCCAGCAGCGATTGGAGCAGGAATCCGACATCGATTTGGTTCAGACCGCTCCCAATGTGACCTACGAGATCACCGATAAACGCGGCGTGACGAAGAACATCCACAAGCCACAAGATGTGCCCGATCCGGGCGACATTGAGAAGTTCTGCCAACCGATCGTGCGTTGCAACGTGATCGTGCCGGAGGAGTACATCGGCCCAGTCATGAAACTGTGTCAGGAACGACGTGGGATTCAAAAAGCTCACGAGGTTCTGGGAGCGTCGCGAGCAATGTTGACTTACGACATCCCGTTGGCGGAAGTCATTTACGATTTGCACGACCGCATCAAGAGCTGCACACGCGGTTATGGAACGCTGGACTATGAGATGGTGGGCTACGAAGAAGCCGACCTGTGCCGTTTGGACATTCTGGTCAACGGCAACCGCGTCGATGCGTTGTCGGTGGTCTGTCACCGAGCCGACGCTGACCGTCGCGGTCGTGCGGTGGCAAAGAAGCTGAAGTCGGAGATAGAGCGGCACATGTTCGAGGTGGCCGTGCAAGCCGCGATCGGCAGCCGCGTGATCGCTCGAGAGACCGTGCCTGCGATGCGAAAGAATGTGACAGCCAAGTGTTATGGGGGTGACATCACTCGAAAACGCAAGTTGCTGCAGAAGCAGAAGGAAGGCAAGAAGCGAATGAAGGCGGTTGGCAACGTGGAGATCAGCCAGAAGGCCTTCATGGCGGTTCTGACCGACGGCGAGTAG
- a CDS encoding NAD(P)/FAD-dependent oxidoreductase, with translation MSDSPANYDVAILGGGFSGGLLAWVLASRGVRVLLIERERFGRFAIGESSTPMADLVLRQLADQYGMPELRALSTYPTWKDAFPNLRCGKKRGFSYYHHGDASSPSDAGREFHDRNETLENDCGNSLLVTASPSDTWSDTQWLRSDLDSFFIERAVRAGADCRERTEVVDATLGEPIQLTLCDRSGDRTSGKTQSLSAQWLVNASGRFGVLPDSLSQSIGVRRVDERLQTSTRSVFAHFRGVGSWTEELRRTSQLREDEPFDPDDAAQHHLTTEGWMWMLRMDHGVTSVGWTQPTGASSGEVVSGTRDSTSWRRYPSLQTLMRGATFCEATPHWISVDRVQRMQLPVRNRNYVTMPTAVATIDPLHSTGIAHGLIGVARLADALLSESSRRRELLDRYATTVEREVLQIDALVSMCYQSLSTMSRFEAVSMLYFASAIASEEFLASGGNVHSTLWLCDDEPFCQLIAATQCQLANDVLDAELWRWLQPRLQPFQNAGLLDPRVRGRYRYTGEAKR, from the coding sequence ATGTCTGACTCTCCCGCGAATTATGATGTCGCGATTTTGGGTGGTGGCTTTTCTGGTGGGCTGCTGGCTTGGGTTTTGGCCTCGCGTGGCGTCCGTGTGTTGCTGATCGAGCGGGAGCGTTTCGGGCGTTTTGCGATCGGTGAATCCAGCACCCCGATGGCCGACTTGGTCTTGCGCCAGCTTGCCGATCAATACGGCATGCCCGAGCTGCGAGCGTTGTCGACGTATCCGACTTGGAAGGACGCGTTTCCGAATTTGCGTTGTGGAAAGAAGCGAGGTTTCAGCTACTACCACCACGGTGACGCGTCGTCGCCCAGTGATGCGGGGCGTGAGTTTCATGATCGCAATGAAACGTTGGAAAACGATTGCGGAAATAGTTTGTTGGTCACGGCAAGTCCGAGCGACACTTGGTCTGACACGCAGTGGCTGAGAAGTGACTTGGACTCCTTCTTCATCGAGCGAGCCGTTCGTGCGGGGGCTGATTGCCGTGAGCGAACCGAGGTGGTCGACGCGACGCTGGGCGAACCCATTCAGCTGACGCTGTGTGATCGATCGGGGGACCGAACCAGCGGGAAGACGCAGAGCCTCTCGGCGCAATGGTTGGTCAACGCTTCGGGGCGGTTTGGTGTGTTGCCAGACTCATTGTCCCAGTCGATCGGGGTGCGTCGCGTTGATGAGCGATTGCAGACGAGCACGCGGAGTGTCTTTGCACACTTTCGCGGGGTTGGATCTTGGACGGAGGAACTGCGTAGGACCAGCCAGTTGCGTGAGGACGAGCCGTTTGATCCCGATGATGCGGCGCAGCACCATTTGACCACGGAAGGGTGGATGTGGATGTTGCGGATGGATCACGGCGTCACCAGTGTCGGTTGGACTCAGCCAACGGGGGCGAGTTCCGGCGAGGTTGTGTCGGGGACGCGTGACTCAACGAGTTGGCGACGGTATCCCAGCCTGCAAACACTGATGCGAGGGGCGACGTTTTGCGAAGCGACGCCCCATTGGATTTCAGTGGACCGAGTCCAGCGGATGCAGTTGCCAGTGAGGAATCGGAATTACGTCACGATGCCCACGGCGGTGGCGACGATTGATCCGCTGCACAGCACAGGGATTGCGCATGGATTGATCGGCGTGGCCAGGTTGGCGGACGCCTTGCTGAGCGAGTCATCGCGACGACGTGAGTTGCTCGATCGCTATGCGACCACGGTCGAACGCGAGGTGCTGCAGATCGATGCTTTGGTTTCGATGTGCTATCAAAGTCTGTCAACGATGTCGCGTTTTGAAGCCGTTTCGATGCTGTACTTTGCCTCCGCGATTGCCTCGGAGGAGTTTTTGGCATCCGGTGGCAACGTTCATTCCACTTTGTGGCTGTGCGACGACGAACCGTTTTGTCAGTTGATCGCGGCGACACAGTGTCAGCTAGCGAACGATGTCTTGGACGCGGAATTGTGGCGATGGTTGCAACCTCGTCTGCAACCGTTCCAGAACGCTGGGTTGCTGGATCCTCGAGTTCGTGGTCGGTATCGGTACACCGGCGAAGCGAAACGTTAG
- a CDS encoding FAD-dependent oxidoreductase, whose product MNAQPRRLRYTRRDLLSSVLGVGSLACVGCDSLSSRWSGALPFAGAFLSPNREIGHRLRVPTSERFTDSSDAPRRRVSCVIVGGGVAGLAAGYELLQSGVDDFLVLELESSPGGTSRSTQYTSESFGSLRAPWGAHYLPLPGPGNEPLQAFLRDCGVLDEHGAAAEHMLCRDPEERVWADGRWQSGLLPMRDATPEDVAQIERFQTEISEFALRTGNDGKPWFALPTSRGTEDPEPLSLDQISMQQWMRDREFDSPCLLWLVDHSCRDDYGLRADQTSAWAGIFYFAARLIDASQSTDSAPVLTWPEGNGFLVDQLAQRIGDRIETNRAVLSMNEDEPGTQTLHVLDTPTQQSTRITAESVILAVPQFIACRLLEDSLGDTKQERIHQARSFQYGSWLVANIVLKDRPKETHSWMCWDNVRYQSTSLGYVNAGHQTGSDHGGTVITWYQALTGDNAALTRTELLNLTWDEAAEVVCSDLEIMHPDIRQRIETLDIMVWGHAMIQPTVGSRSNPQLKSASQPIGNIHFAASDLSGVALFEEAFDHGRRAAQAVVASGS is encoded by the coding sequence ATGAATGCGCAGCCCCGAAGACTTCGCTACACCCGGCGGGATTTGCTGTCTTCGGTGCTCGGTGTCGGATCCCTCGCCTGTGTGGGCTGCGATTCGCTTTCCTCCCGTTGGTCGGGTGCACTTCCATTTGCCGGTGCCTTCCTGTCGCCCAACCGAGAGATCGGGCATCGGTTGCGAGTCCCAACCTCGGAGCGATTCACGGACTCCTCGGATGCACCGCGGCGCCGCGTATCCTGTGTCATCGTCGGTGGCGGAGTCGCCGGTCTGGCTGCCGGCTACGAGCTTCTCCAGTCAGGTGTGGATGACTTCCTCGTTTTGGAATTGGAATCATCGCCCGGCGGCACTTCGCGAAGCACCCAGTACACATCCGAATCGTTCGGTTCGTTGCGTGCCCCTTGGGGAGCCCATTACTTACCACTGCCGGGCCCGGGCAACGAACCACTGCAGGCATTCTTGCGTGACTGTGGCGTGCTCGATGAACACGGTGCCGCCGCCGAACACATGCTCTGCCGCGATCCCGAAGAACGCGTCTGGGCAGACGGCCGCTGGCAATCTGGATTGCTTCCCATGCGAGACGCGACCCCCGAGGATGTCGCGCAGATCGAACGCTTTCAAACTGAGATCTCCGAGTTTGCATTGCGAACTGGCAATGACGGCAAACCTTGGTTCGCTTTGCCGACCTCGCGTGGGACGGAAGATCCTGAACCGCTTTCACTCGATCAAATCTCGATGCAACAATGGATGCGAGATCGCGAATTTGATTCCCCCTGTTTACTCTGGCTGGTCGATCACTCTTGCCGCGACGACTATGGGCTGCGAGCCGATCAGACGAGTGCTTGGGCCGGGATTTTCTACTTCGCCGCGCGGTTGATCGATGCATCGCAATCGACTGATTCCGCGCCGGTGCTAACGTGGCCCGAAGGCAATGGGTTCTTGGTCGACCAGCTGGCACAACGTATCGGGGATCGCATCGAAACGAACCGCGCAGTTCTTTCGATGAATGAAGACGAACCAGGCACCCAAACGCTACATGTCCTCGACACGCCAACGCAACAGTCGACCAGGATCACCGCCGAGTCCGTGATTCTTGCCGTCCCACAGTTCATTGCCTGTCGTTTGCTAGAGGACTCTTTAGGCGACACCAAGCAAGAACGAATCCATCAGGCTCGATCGTTTCAGTATGGCAGCTGGTTGGTCGCCAACATCGTGCTGAAGGATCGCCCCAAAGAAACCCATTCTTGGATGTGCTGGGACAACGTTCGCTATCAATCAACGTCTTTGGGTTACGTCAACGCCGGCCATCAAACTGGAAGCGATCATGGTGGCACCGTGATCACGTGGTACCAAGCCCTGACCGGTGACAACGCAGCGTTGACTCGAACCGAACTTCTGAACCTGACGTGGGACGAGGCCGCCGAGGTCGTGTGCAGCGATCTCGAAATCATGCACCCCGACATTCGCCAACGCATCGAGACGTTGGACATCATGGTTTGGGGGCACGCGATGATCCAGCCCACCGTTGGCAGCCGTTCCAACCCGCAACTCAAATCGGCCAGCCAACCGATTGGCAACATCCACTTCGCCGCCTCGGATCTCAGCGGCGTCGCCTTGTTCGAAGAAGCCTTTGACCACGGTCGCCGGGCGGCGCAAGCGGTCGTTGCAAGCGGGAGCTGA
- a CDS encoding diguanylate cyclase encodes MFQAVFASLRLAFALVCVGLGLILGAQWLGFIPDSRLAEETARRKFCETVAIASIDDIRQHRWSKLNTTLEALVRQNDALLSGGLRTESGTLQAATRHHRLCWKRTATAAAPKDVNVAKSPPVDATAHDSVLFLSDAPETTEVVPSWVEPSEPVSRDATAELDGEIIRLDIPITVQDRTWGTLEFTFKTNATGLFGNLLDQGILRLLIFFAVIGMGSYSFLMMRILGVFSKTQVVPERVRQALDTLAEGLLVLDKDGKIILANDNFLSTNGFEPEELQKRLAADLPWVFNTDDKDADIELPWTEAISQRKSVVGEILRLTGRDGVHRVFSVNAGPIGEDETRKGALVTFQDVTHVEKHRLELENMLSMLRLSKDEIQKKNQELEILATRDALTGCLNRRAFFERMETMLVDYRSAGRPLSCFMVDIDHFKSVNDTYGHHTGDDVLRKVSKVLRDLHEENQVVCRYGGEEFCVMLPGHDLDEAMEQSERTRLAIMNIRLDDPESLRLTASLGVSELQFGATDVQSLINQADNCLYVAKRGGRNQSVPFDPDRVDVLGEEAPQPDDVADPDLVSLPFHAVTALVSALAYRDPSTAEHSRRVANLCVQAADGLVCQRDIYVLEIAALLHDIGKIGVPDDVLHKPGPLTDDEWKIMRRHNTIGLDMVAGTFHCPELERIIRAHHAISDRGEVAHHLKLDELPIEARILTIADTYDSIVSDHAYRRGRPHSFAAIELRRCAGKQFDAQLVKHFLTKIEADVKESSLGVPTSTGIAFAVPKQTALKIGQQIERIAEAMDAQNVTDLRDLARDLSVIADASYLTPIVDSAKQIEEAASRGETVEWITLLRQTQKLLDLCRATQNAHLIEIEQEETLFFN; translated from the coding sequence TTGTTCCAGGCCGTTTTCGCATCGCTTCGACTCGCCTTCGCACTTGTGTGCGTCGGATTGGGTCTCATCCTCGGAGCTCAGTGGCTCGGGTTCATCCCCGATTCACGGCTGGCCGAGGAAACTGCGCGCCGAAAATTCTGCGAAACGGTTGCAATCGCCTCCATCGACGACATTCGGCAACACCGCTGGTCCAAACTGAACACGACCCTGGAAGCTCTGGTCCGTCAAAATGACGCCTTGCTTTCCGGAGGCCTGCGAACCGAGAGCGGAACCCTTCAAGCCGCCACCAGACATCACCGTCTTTGTTGGAAAAGAACAGCGACCGCCGCTGCCCCAAAAGACGTGAACGTGGCCAAGTCGCCGCCTGTCGACGCTACCGCACATGACTCTGTCCTGTTCCTATCAGATGCCCCCGAAACCACCGAAGTAGTTCCTTCGTGGGTCGAACCCAGTGAACCGGTTTCGCGCGATGCCACGGCCGAACTGGATGGCGAAATCATCCGGTTGGATATCCCAATCACGGTCCAAGACCGGACATGGGGCACCCTGGAATTCACTTTCAAAACCAATGCCACAGGTCTGTTCGGAAACCTGCTGGACCAAGGCATCCTGCGTCTGCTGATCTTCTTCGCTGTGATCGGCATGGGATCGTACTCGTTCCTGATGATGCGAATCCTGGGCGTGTTTTCAAAAACGCAAGTGGTTCCAGAACGCGTCCGTCAAGCACTCGACACCCTTGCCGAAGGTCTCCTGGTTCTCGACAAAGATGGCAAGATCATCTTGGCCAATGACAACTTCCTGAGTACCAACGGCTTTGAACCCGAAGAACTACAAAAACGTTTGGCCGCTGATTTGCCCTGGGTCTTCAACACCGACGACAAAGACGCCGACATTGAATTGCCCTGGACGGAAGCCATCAGCCAACGCAAATCCGTGGTCGGGGAAATTCTTCGCCTGACCGGTCGGGATGGGGTGCACCGTGTCTTCAGCGTCAACGCCGGACCGATCGGTGAAGACGAAACGCGAAAGGGAGCCCTGGTCACCTTCCAGGATGTCACCCACGTGGAGAAGCATCGTCTCGAACTCGAGAACATGCTTTCGATGTTGCGTTTGAGCAAAGACGAAATTCAAAAGAAGAATCAAGAACTCGAAATTCTCGCAACGCGAGACGCATTGACAGGCTGTCTCAATCGCCGTGCATTCTTTGAACGCATGGAAACCATGCTCGTTGACTATCGCAGCGCAGGACGTCCCCTGTCCTGCTTCATGGTCGACATTGACCACTTCAAAAGCGTCAATGACACCTACGGTCACCACACCGGCGACGATGTGCTGCGGAAAGTCTCCAAGGTTCTGCGCGACCTTCACGAAGAAAACCAAGTCGTCTGCCGTTACGGGGGCGAAGAGTTCTGCGTGATGTTGCCGGGGCACGATCTCGACGAAGCAATGGAACAATCCGAGCGGACTCGATTGGCGATCATGAACATTCGCCTGGACGATCCGGAATCACTCCGATTGACCGCTTCTCTGGGTGTCAGTGAGCTCCAATTTGGTGCCACCGATGTGCAATCGCTGATCAACCAAGCCGACAACTGCCTCTACGTCGCCAAACGCGGCGGCCGGAATCAATCCGTCCCGTTTGATCCTGATCGCGTGGACGTTCTCGGCGAAGAAGCCCCTCAGCCAGATGATGTTGCTGACCCCGATTTGGTCAGTCTCCCGTTCCATGCCGTGACGGCATTGGTTTCGGCGTTGGCCTATCGCGATCCATCGACGGCAGAACACAGTCGACGAGTGGCCAACCTCTGTGTTCAAGCCGCCGATGGTCTCGTTTGCCAACGGGACATTTACGTCCTGGAAATTGCCGCGTTGCTACACGACATTGGAAAAATCGGTGTTCCGGATGATGTCCTGCACAAACCCGGACCGCTGACGGACGACGAATGGAAGATCATGCGGCGTCACAACACCATCGGGCTCGACATGGTCGCTGGCACGTTCCATTGCCCGGAACTCGAACGTATCATCCGCGCTCATCATGCGATCAGCGACCGGGGGGAAGTGGCGCATCACCTGAAACTGGACGAACTTCCAATCGAAGCTCGAATCCTCACCATTGCCGACACCTACGACTCCATCGTTTCCGATCATGCCTATCGCCGAGGCCGCCCACACTCGTTCGCCGCGATCGAACTTCGACGGTGCGCAGGCAAGCAATTCGATGCCCAATTGGTGAAGCATTTCCTCACCAAAATCGAAGCTGACGTCAAAGAGAGCTCGCTCGGTGTGCCAACCTCCACCGGAATTGCGTTTGCCGTTCCCAAGCAGACGGCACTCAAAATCGGTCAGCAAATCGAACGCATCGCGGAAGCCATGGACGCGCAAAACGTGACCGACCTGCGAGACCTAGCCAGGGATCTGTCCGTCATCGCGGATGCCAGCTACCTGACCCCCATCGTCGACTCCGCAAAACAAATCGAAGAAGCGGCCTCGAGAGGCGAAACCGTCGAGTGGATCACACTGCTTCGACAAACTCAAAAGCTTCTCGACCTTTGCCGGGCCACCCAAAACGCCCACCTCATCGAAATCGAACAAGAGGAAACACTGTTCTTCAACTAA
- a CDS encoding Fe-S oxidoreductase, producing MLFVKPSPQEVLASRGEVSATSLERRNRDANRPNSVFVELEPVERHPGRSPQMTRVLTLLLASSECSLHCSMCDLWRNTLDQPTPPTALPNQIRFGLREWREQTGHESGGTIKLYNSGNFFDPRTTPSTDDDTIAKLCEPFDRVVVENHPLIGTRRLYEFAKRLRGKLEIAVGLECIAPRMLDRLNKRLRPGQFFQFAQHLKDASIDLRVFLIHGLPWLAPAEAYAWTILSARFAAAAGARHISVLPCRTGNGFMDRLAREGRFHPPTRKEMQTVMNALENDSRFDHGPVLTLDTWGMAPELPESANQDSGESPTAGTQDV from the coding sequence ATGTTGTTTGTCAAACCGTCACCACAAGAAGTGCTGGCGTCGCGAGGCGAGGTTAGCGCCACGTCCTTGGAGCGTCGCAACCGGGATGCCAATCGGCCCAATTCGGTGTTCGTGGAACTGGAACCTGTCGAACGTCACCCAGGCCGGTCGCCCCAAATGACGCGGGTGCTGACTTTGTTGCTGGCGTCGTCGGAGTGTTCGCTGCACTGCAGCATGTGTGATTTATGGCGGAACACGCTGGATCAGCCGACTCCGCCAACAGCCCTGCCCAATCAAATTCGGTTTGGTTTGCGAGAGTGGCGAGAGCAGACCGGACATGAATCCGGAGGCACAATCAAGCTGTACAACAGCGGGAATTTCTTCGATCCTCGCACCACGCCGTCGACAGACGATGACACGATTGCGAAGCTTTGCGAGCCCTTTGATCGAGTGGTGGTGGAGAACCATCCATTGATTGGCACACGACGCCTGTATGAATTCGCGAAACGTTTGCGCGGGAAACTGGAAATCGCTGTGGGGCTGGAATGCATCGCGCCGCGGATGTTGGATCGATTGAACAAACGACTTCGCCCGGGGCAATTTTTTCAATTTGCACAACACTTGAAAGACGCCTCCATTGATTTGCGTGTGTTCCTGATCCATGGACTGCCGTGGTTGGCTCCCGCGGAAGCGTACGCATGGACCATCTTGTCGGCGCGATTCGCGGCCGCAGCGGGAGCACGTCACATCAGTGTGTTGCCCTGTCGAACCGGCAACGGTTTCATGGACCGCTTGGCTCGCGAGGGCCGTTTTCATCCGCCGACTCGAAAGGAGATGCAGACGGTCATGAATGCTCTCGAAAACGATTCTCGTTTCGATCATGGTCCGGTGTTGACTTTGGACACTTGGGGGATGGCTCCGGAGTTGCCTGAGTCTGCCAATCAAGATTCGGGTGAATCGCCAACTGCTGGAACGCAAGATGTCTGA
- a CDS encoding calcium/sodium antiporter → MNGIIALQILGGVLLLLVGGEWVVRGASRLAIAAKLSPLFVGLTVVSLGTSAPEMAVSFATALRGQADITIGNVVGSNLFNMLMIVGFSALFAPLPVDKQITRFDVPVMIAATIAMMLASWNGIISRWDGIGLILIMIAYFAISYRLGKLAGEDAIPDDLELPDPLKEATESLGRRVAVILWQLVLLSAGVAALVFGCELFVDGAVSMARILGVSELVIGLTIVSAGTSLPELVTSVAATIKGERGIAIGNAVGSTTLNIVAVLGITSVIAPSGLNVAPEIMGLDMPLMVIAAMLSWVLYRTGRTIVRWEGMLMIVLYCGYVGYLLQTSGAFG, encoded by the coding sequence ATGAATGGCATCATCGCACTACAAATTCTCGGCGGCGTCCTCCTACTCTTGGTCGGAGGGGAATGGGTCGTCCGCGGCGCCTCCCGATTGGCCATCGCTGCCAAACTCAGCCCGCTGTTTGTGGGTCTGACCGTGGTTTCGCTCGGCACCAGCGCCCCTGAGATGGCCGTTTCCTTCGCCACGGCACTTCGAGGCCAAGCCGATATCACCATTGGCAACGTCGTCGGCAGCAATCTGTTCAACATGCTGATGATCGTCGGCTTCAGCGCGCTCTTTGCTCCCTTGCCGGTCGACAAACAAATCACACGCTTTGATGTGCCGGTGATGATCGCGGCAACCATCGCCATGATGCTTGCTTCGTGGAACGGAATCATCAGCCGTTGGGATGGAATCGGATTGATCCTGATCATGATCGCCTACTTCGCGATTTCATACCGGCTCGGCAAGCTGGCGGGGGAAGACGCAATCCCTGATGATCTCGAGTTGCCAGACCCATTGAAAGAAGCAACCGAATCACTGGGCCGACGTGTTGCGGTGATTCTCTGGCAATTGGTTTTGCTCAGTGCCGGCGTCGCTGCCTTGGTCTTTGGATGCGAGTTGTTTGTTGACGGGGCCGTTTCCATGGCACGTATTCTGGGTGTGTCTGAACTGGTGATCGGATTGACGATCGTTTCCGCTGGCACCTCGCTCCCCGAACTGGTCACATCCGTTGCTGCCACCATCAAAGGCGAACGCGGGATCGCCATCGGCAACGCCGTTGGCAGCACCACGCTCAACATCGTCGCGGTGCTTGGCATCACCTCCGTGATTGCTCCGAGCGGCCTGAATGTCGCTCCTGAAATCATGGGTCTCGATATGCCGCTGATGGTGATCGCAGCCATGCTCAGTTGGGTCCTGTATCGGACCGGACGAACCATCGTTCGCTGGGAAGGCATGCTGATGATTGTGTTGTACTGCGGCTACGTCGGTTACCTCCTTCAGACCAGCGGAGCGTTCGGATGA
- a CDS encoding polyprenol monophosphomannose synthase, whose translation MLVGICTYNEAANVKPMLAKIREALPHAVCLVVDDDSPDGTAEIARRYAEETAAGDRIQVKVRQDERGLGGAIRAAMQAAIDGNFDLFCNMDADLSHDPADLPRLVATCVKENADVVVGSRYAQGGAIVGWPWRRKVMSGLINAFTRMLLRLPVRDASGSYRCYRVSCLAGLDPPRNPSDGYAFIQEVLLRLHRDGAKCVEVPITFTERVHGTSKLNLREAVRSSWTVFRLLAVR comes from the coding sequence ATTTTAGTTGGAATCTGCACCTACAACGAAGCCGCCAACGTCAAACCAATGTTGGCCAAGATCCGTGAGGCGCTGCCCCACGCCGTGTGTTTGGTGGTCGACGATGATTCACCCGACGGCACCGCCGAGATCGCACGACGGTACGCGGAGGAAACCGCTGCCGGCGACAGGATCCAGGTGAAGGTCCGCCAGGACGAACGCGGATTGGGCGGTGCGATTCGCGCGGCGATGCAAGCCGCGATCGATGGCAATTTCGATTTGTTCTGCAACATGGACGCGGATCTCAGTCACGATCCCGCGGATTTGCCTCGGTTGGTGGCGACCTGCGTGAAGGAGAACGCGGACGTGGTGGTCGGCTCGCGTTATGCCCAAGGCGGGGCGATCGTCGGCTGGCCGTGGCGTCGCAAGGTGATGAGCGGGCTGATCAACGCGTTCACGCGAATGCTGTTGCGATTGCCGGTTCGCGATGCAAGTGGTTCGTACCGCTGTTATCGGGTGAGTTGTTTGGCCGGATTGGATCCGCCTCGCAATCCCAGCGACGGGTACGCGTTCATTCAAGAGGTCTTGTTGCGGCTGCATCGCGACGGGGCCAAGTGCGTGGAAGTTCCGATCACGTTCACCGAACGCGTTCACGGGACCAGCAAACTGAATTTGCGAGAAGCGGTTCGAAGCAGTTGGACCGTGTTTCGGTTGTTGGCGGTCCGCTAA